From the Mauremys reevesii isolate NIE-2019 linkage group 19, ASM1616193v1, whole genome shotgun sequence genome, one window contains:
- the PMPCA gene encoding mitochondrial-processing peptidase subunit alpha: MAANMVRVRGGAWGPVRRFGLAAYRKYSSGGGCPNVPLTSPLPGVPKPVFATADGQEKFETKVTTLENGLRIASQNKFGQFCTVGILINSGSRHEAKYLSGISHFLEKLAFSSTAQFGSKDEILLTLEKHGGICDCQASRDTTMYAVSADAKGLDTVVNLLADVVLQPRLSDEEIEMTRMAVQFELEDLNMRPDPEPLLTEMIHAAAYRENTVGLNRFCPVENVEKMDRKVLHSYLQNYYTPDRMVLAGVGIEHEQLVECARKYLLGVDPVWKSDKPKQVDKSVAQYTGGIIKLEKDMSDVSLGPTPIPELTHIMIGLESCSFLEEDFIPFAVLNMMMGGGGSFSAGGPGKGMFTRLYLNVLNRHHWMYNATSYHHSYEDTGLLCIHASADPRQVREMVEIITREFVLMAGAVGEVELERAKTQLKSMLMMNLESRPVIFEDVGRQVLATNTRKLPHELCSLIGNVKPNDIKRVVAKMLRNKPAVAALGDLTELPTYEHIQAALSSKDGRLPRMYRLFR; this comes from the exons ATGGCGGCGAACATGGTGCGGGTTCGGGGTGGCGCGTGGGGCCCGGTTCGCAG GTTTGGCTTGGCAGCCTACAGAAAATACAGCAGTGGTGGTGGCTGCCCCAACGTCCCTCTCacttctcctctgcctggagTGCCTAAGCCTGTCTTCGCAACAGCTGACGGACAGGAGAAATTTGAAACCAAAGTTACAACACTAGAGAATGGACTGCGAATTGCATCACAAAACAAATTTGGACAGTTCTGTACTGTAGGGA ttCTTATAAATTCAGGATCAAGACATGAAGCAAAATACCTTAGCGGCATTTCACACTTCTTGGAAAAGTTGGCTTTCTCT tCCACAGCCCAGTTTGGCAGCAAAGATGAAAtccttctgaccttggaaaaACACGGGGGTATTTGTGATTGTCAGGCATCAAG GGATACCACAATGTATGCTGTTTCTGCTGATGCCAAAGGCCTAGACACTGTGGTCAATCTACTGGCTGATGTTGTATTACAGCCCAGGTTATCAG ATGAAGAAATCGAGATGACTCGAATGGCTGTGCAGTTTGAGCTTGAAGATCTGAATATGAGACCTGATCCAGAGCCTCTACTAACGGAGATGATACATGCG GCAGCCTACAGGGAGAACACCGTGGGACTCAACAGGTTCTGCCCCGTGGAAAACGTAGAGAAAATGGATCGGAAAGTGCTCCATTCGTATCTGCAGAATTACTATACACCTGACAGGATGGTGTTGGCTGGGGTTGGGATAGAGCACGAGCAGTTGGTGGAGTGTGCCAGGAAGTATCTGCTTGGTGTAGATCCAGTGTGGAAGAGCGACAAGCCCAAGCAAGTTGACAAATCAGTCGCACAGTACACGGGAGGAATCATCAAG CTTGAAAAAGACATGTCGGATGTGAGTTTGGGTCCGACTCCAATCCCTGAGCTGACCCACATCATGATTGGGTTAGAAAGCTGTTCCTTTCTG GAGGAAGACTTCATTCCCTTTGCTGTATTAAACATGATGATGGGAGGTGGTGGTTCCTTTTCTGCTGGAGGGCCTGGCAAGGGCATGTTCACCCGTCTGTATCTTAATGTGCTCAACAG GCATCACTGGATGTATAATGCAACCTCTTACCATCACAGTTATGAAGATACAGGTCTCTTGTGTATTCATGCCAGTGCAGATCCTCGACAG GTCCGAGAAATGGTGGAAATAATTACGAGAGAGTTCGTTTTAATGGCGGGAGCAGTGGGAGAG GTGGAATTGGAGCGAGCAAAGACCCAGTTGAAATCCATGCTTATGATGAACCTAGAATCCCGGCCAGTTATCTTTGAGGATGTAGGAAGGCAAGTGCTGGCAACAAACACAAGAAAACTCCCTCATGAGCTGTGCTCTCTCATCG GTAACGTGAAACCCAATGACATCAAGAGGGTGGTTGCAAAAATGCTTCGTAACAAACCAGCAGTGGCTGCACTGGGTGACTTGACGGAATTACCTACGTATGAACACATTCAAGCAGCACTGTCTAGTAAGGACGGGCGGCTACCTAGGATGTATCGGCTTTTTCGATAA
- the ENTR1 gene encoding endosome-associated-trafficking regulator 1 isoform X1, with protein sequence MVPPPAPPGADWPARGLQPLLRGGGGAMAGHSRAPAGAPRSPSPSPHPWGGEAEPAEANPFSFREFVRSQGRSAAPRGASPQAAARPASGLSLRRQEPFFPDPSAGHGPLDEAEAEEEEEAEWSGCYQPAAVEHAHLAGPGSASPGPSALESFYCHRADWDWSGLEDSAPWPLDESDPLGYAEQSLASGGEAGEGHRHAPQPSFRELQEENDRLRSKVNQLHFFSETQTDRVKKLEKKLEENKIKEEKEARDLEAMVQHVEQNLQLMTKRAVKAENNVIKLKQENALLQVQLKNYKAENEAMKTGQSASLAVVKQNADTALQNLLRVITNSRSSIKQLVSGAESLQVVAELLKSIDRISEISDDGP encoded by the exons ATGGTCCCGCCTCCGGCGCCGCCGGGAGCCGACTGGCCGGCCAGGGGCCTCCAGCCGTTActgaggggaggcgggggggccATGGCGGGTCACAGCCGCGCCCCGGCCGGCGCCCCCCGCTCCCCttccccgagcccccacccctggggcg GCGAGGCTGAGCCGGCCGAGGCCAACCCCTTCTCCTTCCGGGAGTTCGTGCGGAGCCAGGGCCGGAGCGCGGCGCCGCGCGGCGCCAGCCCCCAG gccGCCGCCCGCCCTGCGTCGGGGCTGAGCCTGCGGCGCCAGGAGCCCTTTTTCCCGGACCCCAGCGCGGGCCACGGGCCGCTGGACGAGgcggaggcggaggaggaggaggaggcggagtggaGCGGCTGTTACCAGCCCGCCGCCGTGGAACACGCCCACTTGGCCGGGCCTGGCAGCGCCTCGCCGGGGCCCAGCGCCTTGGAGTCCTTCTACTGCCACCGCGCGGACTGGGACTGGTCGGGGCTGGAGGACTCGGCCCCGTGGCCGCTGGACGAGAGTGACCCCCTGGGCTACGCAGAGCAGAGCCTGGCGTCCGGGGGGGAAGCTGGAGAGGGGCATCGTCACGCGCCGCAGCCGAGCTTCCGAGAA CTACAAGAAGAAAATGACAGACTGAGAAGCAAGGTTAACCAGCTTCACTTCTTCTCTGAAACTCAGACAGACAG GGTAAAGAAGCTTGAAAAAAAACTAGAGGAGAACAAGATTAAAGAGGAAAAAGAGGCCCGGGATCTAGAAGCAATGGTGCAGCATGTAGAACAGAATCTCCAGTTGATGACT AAACGGGCTGTGAAAGCAGAAAATAATGTTATAAAACTGAAACAGGAAAATGCACTACTTCAG GTTCAGCTGAAGAATTACAAGGCAGAGAATGAAGCCATGAAGACTGGCCAGTCTGCTAGTTTGGCTGTAGTGAAACAAAATGCAGATACTGCCTTGCAGAATCTTCTAAGAGTAATTACAAATTCACGCTCTTCAATAAA GCAATTGGTCTCTGGAGCAGAATCATTGCAGGTTGTTGCTGAACTCCTTAAATCGATAGACAGAATTTCTGAAATTTCAGATGATGGACCGTGA
- the ENTR1 gene encoding endosome-associated-trafficking regulator 1 isoform X2, with the protein MVPPPAPPGADWPARGLQPLLRGGGGAMAGHSRAPAGAPRSPSPSPHPWGGEAEPAEANPFSFREFVRSQGRSAAPRGASPQAAARPASGLSLRRQEPFFPDPSAGHGPLDEAEAEEEEEAEWSGCYQPAAVEHAHLAGPGSASPGPSALESFYCHRADWDWSGLEDSAPWPLDESDPLGYAEQSLASGGEAGEGHRHAPQPSFRELQEENDRLRSKVNQLHFFSETQTDRVKKLEKKLEENKIKEEKEARDLEAMVQHVEQNLQLMTKRAVKAENNVIKLKQENALLQLKNYKAENEAMKTGQSASLAVVKQNADTALQNLLRVITNSRSSIKQLVSGAESLQVVAELLKSIDRISEISDDGP; encoded by the exons ATGGTCCCGCCTCCGGCGCCGCCGGGAGCCGACTGGCCGGCCAGGGGCCTCCAGCCGTTActgaggggaggcgggggggccATGGCGGGTCACAGCCGCGCCCCGGCCGGCGCCCCCCGCTCCCCttccccgagcccccacccctggggcg GCGAGGCTGAGCCGGCCGAGGCCAACCCCTTCTCCTTCCGGGAGTTCGTGCGGAGCCAGGGCCGGAGCGCGGCGCCGCGCGGCGCCAGCCCCCAG gccGCCGCCCGCCCTGCGTCGGGGCTGAGCCTGCGGCGCCAGGAGCCCTTTTTCCCGGACCCCAGCGCGGGCCACGGGCCGCTGGACGAGgcggaggcggaggaggaggaggaggcggagtggaGCGGCTGTTACCAGCCCGCCGCCGTGGAACACGCCCACTTGGCCGGGCCTGGCAGCGCCTCGCCGGGGCCCAGCGCCTTGGAGTCCTTCTACTGCCACCGCGCGGACTGGGACTGGTCGGGGCTGGAGGACTCGGCCCCGTGGCCGCTGGACGAGAGTGACCCCCTGGGCTACGCAGAGCAGAGCCTGGCGTCCGGGGGGGAAGCTGGAGAGGGGCATCGTCACGCGCCGCAGCCGAGCTTCCGAGAA CTACAAGAAGAAAATGACAGACTGAGAAGCAAGGTTAACCAGCTTCACTTCTTCTCTGAAACTCAGACAGACAG GGTAAAGAAGCTTGAAAAAAAACTAGAGGAGAACAAGATTAAAGAGGAAAAAGAGGCCCGGGATCTAGAAGCAATGGTGCAGCATGTAGAACAGAATCTCCAGTTGATGACT AAACGGGCTGTGAAAGCAGAAAATAATGTTATAAAACTGAAACAGGAAAATGCACTACTTCAG CTGAAGAATTACAAGGCAGAGAATGAAGCCATGAAGACTGGCCAGTCTGCTAGTTTGGCTGTAGTGAAACAAAATGCAGATACTGCCTTGCAGAATCTTCTAAGAGTAATTACAAATTCACGCTCTTCAATAAA GCAATTGGTCTCTGGAGCAGAATCATTGCAGGTTGTTGCTGAACTCCTTAAATCGATAGACAGAATTTCTGAAATTTCAGATGATGGACCGTGA